A single region of the Nitrososphaerales archaeon genome encodes:
- a CDS encoding 2-amino-3,7-dideoxy-D-threo-hept-6-ulosonate synthase, translating into MVFGREVRLSRILRDGKMLCIPMDHGISSGPMPGIEDIHGMIYQCENAGLTSVLVNKGIVRSMPRPTTVGVIVHVSGSTSLGPAPNKKVLMGTVAEAVRLGADGVSVHINIGAKEEPEMLVKLGQVADQCDEWYMPFIAMMYPRGENISNPHDPEVVAHTARIGAEAGADIVKTVYTGDPDSFKRVIKGCPVPIVIAGGPKAKTDEEVLEMTHGSMEAGAIGVTFGRNIFQHRNPAGMCRALAKIIFEKVNVREAMGEIDKK; encoded by the coding sequence ATGGTATTCGGTAGAGAGGTTAGGCTTAGCAGGATACTAAGGGACGGGAAGATGTTGTGCATACCCATGGACCATGGTATCAGTAGCGGACCCATGCCTGGTATAGAGGATATACATGGCATGATATATCAGTGTGAGAATGCTGGATTAACATCCGTTCTTGTTAACAAGGGAATTGTAAGAAGCATGCCTAGACCGACTACTGTGGGTGTAATTGTACACGTATCTGGCAGCACCAGTCTCGGTCCCGCACCAAACAAGAAGGTGCTTATGGGAACAGTTGCTGAAGCAGTAAGGCTAGGAGCCGATGGAGTCTCTGTTCACATCAACATAGGAGCTAAGGAAGAGCCTGAAATGTTGGTAAAGTTGGGACAGGTTGCTGATCAGTGCGATGAATGGTACATGCCTTTTATAGCCATGATGTATCCTAGAGGTGAGAATATTAGCAATCCCCATGATCCGGAGGTTGTAGCACACACGGCTAGAATTGGAGCGGAGGCAGGAGCCGATATTGTCAAGACGGTTTACACTGGTGATCCAGATTCTTTCAAACGAGTGATAAAGGGATGTCCGGTCCCCATAGTAATTGCTGGAGGTCCGAAGGCTAAAACCGATGAAGAGGTTCTGGAAATGACGCATGGATCTATGGAAGCTGGCGCTATAGGCGTTACCTTTGGTAGGAATATTTTCCAGCACAGAAATCCGGCGGGAATGTGCAGGGCTCTTGCGAAGATCATCTTCGAAAAGGTTAACGTGAGGGAGGCTATGGGTGAGATTGATAAAAAGTAA
- a CDS encoding 3-dehydroquinate synthase II — MRLIKSKELIVSPTVSKKSIGSFLSQLKQEGVKAIYADPKKINKFRDSFNIIYHSEDADSVVCRDLNAIKRVKKDGKIAGFYIKVTGKKDEDIIVQAANNGADFVIVDAKNWKIIPLENIIAKLQKTRTKVYTIANSSEEVRTMFSVLQLGVDGVILNTANTSAIRKSMIYLGSREFPLKPAKVLEIKDVGIGERVCVDTASILNKGEGMLIGSRSNFMFLIHNESVGSAFTSPRPFRVNAGAVHCYTLMPDGNTKYLSEVEAGDEVLVVDTKGRSRRVAVGRSKVETRPMRLIKAALDGEVGSIIVQNAETIRFVGTNGKLIPVTEVKKGDSVLVHAKAATGRHFGMEVEEYIVEK, encoded by the coding sequence GTGAGATTGATAAAAAGTAAGGAATTGATAGTAAGCCCAACGGTATCGAAGAAATCAATCGGTTCGTTCCTTTCCCAACTAAAGCAAGAAGGCGTAAAAGCAATTTATGCCGATCCAAAGAAGATCAATAAGTTCAGAGACAGTTTCAATATCATCTATCATTCAGAGGATGCCGATTCAGTTGTATGCAGAGATCTGAATGCCATCAAGAGGGTTAAGAAGGATGGTAAGATTGCTGGATTTTACATCAAAGTAACAGGCAAGAAGGATGAAGATATTATAGTACAGGCAGCCAACAACGGTGCCGATTTTGTGATTGTAGATGCAAAGAACTGGAAGATAATACCTCTGGAAAATATAATTGCTAAGCTGCAGAAGACAAGGACCAAGGTGTATACCATCGCTAATAGTTCTGAGGAAGTGAGAACCATGTTTAGCGTCTTGCAGCTTGGCGTTGACGGTGTAATACTGAACACTGCAAATACATCTGCCATAAGGAAATCAATGATATACCTTGGCAGTAGAGAATTCCCTTTAAAACCGGCCAAGGTGCTGGAGATAAAGGATGTGGGCATCGGAGAACGTGTATGTGTTGATACGGCTTCCATACTTAACAAGGGCGAAGGTATGCTTATCGGTAGCAGATCCAACTTCATGTTTCTGATACACAATGAATCTGTGGGTTCAGCATTCACTTCTCCTAGACCATTCAGGGTGAATGCAGGTGCTGTGCATTGTTACACATTGATGCCTGATGGTAACACCAAATACCTTTCTGAAGTTGAGGCTGGTGATGAGGTGCTGGTTGTAGATACAAAAGGCAGATCCAGAAGAGTTGCAGTTGGCAGGTCTAAGGTTGAAACTCGACCCATGCGTCTAATTAAGGCAGCTTTGGATGGAGAGGTTGGGAGCATAATAGTGCAGAACGCTGAGACCATAAGGTTTGTTGGAACCAATGGTAAGCTTATTCCAGTTACTGAAGTGAAGAAGGGGGATAGTGTACTGGTTCATGCAAAGGCAGCTACCGGCAGACACTTTGGCATGGAAGTTGAAGAATATATTGTTGAGAAGTAA